The following coding sequences are from one Rutidosis leptorrhynchoides isolate AG116_Rl617_1_P2 chromosome 11, CSIRO_AGI_Rlap_v1, whole genome shotgun sequence window:
- the LOC139877312 gene encoding cytochrome P450 76A1-like, with the protein MEIYWTLGLVVPITTLIFLIINRQKKEVKRQPPAPPGWPVFGNLFNLGSMPHRTVAGLAHEYGPIVRLKIGSVNTVAILNAKVATEFFKNHDSTFLDRTVPETTKSHDYDKSSLALAPYGTYWRVLRKICTVEMMVAKRINESEGVRRRCVDDMLTWIEKEAAALVKSGNGVNVAKFIFLASFNLLGNVMLSRDLANPDSEMGSDFFKAMSGFLEWVGHPNISDFYPWLKWFDLQGLRRKTDRDAGNALKIATGWVNERVEKRAHETNLRAGVRTKDFLDVLLDEPEKMSIKDITVFILEIFIAGSETTSSTIEWALTELLRNPTKMTRVKDELALVIGSNQKIEESAIDNLPFLQAVIKETLRLHAPVPFLIPRKASHDTNFMGYHIPKDTQVFVNAWAIGRDPECWESPNSFEPERFMGLKVDYRDQHYIPFGAGRRMCVGIPLAHCMLHLVLGSLLHEFDWELESHVKAETMDMDDVIGIAVRKRVPLKAIPKKTNNKSYV; encoded by the exons ATGGAGATTTATTGGACACTTGGTCTAGTTGTTCCGATCACTACTCTTATCTTTTTGATCATCAACCGCCAAAAAAAGGAAGTAAAAAGgcaaccaccagctccaccaggatGGCCCGTGTTCGGTAACCTTTTCAATCTCGGTAGCATGCCACATAGGACCGTGGCGGGGCTAGCCCATGAGTACGGCCCAATTGTTCGGTTAAAGATTGGTTCAGTAAACACAGTGGCGATCTTGAACGCTAAGGTCGCTACTGAGTTTTTCAAGAACCATGATTCAACGTTTCTTGACCGTACGGTACCTGAGACTACTAAGTCTCATGATTATGACAAATCTTCTTTAGCACTCGCTCCGTACGGTACATACTGGAGAGTGTTAAGGAAGATTTGTACGGTCGAAATGATGGTGGCTAAAAGGATTAATGAGTCTGAAGGTGTCAGAAGACGGTGTGTTGACGACATGTTGACTTGGATCGAAAAAGAAGCTGCTGCTTTGGTTAAAAGTGGCAATGGGGTTAATGTGGCGAAATTCATTTTCCTAGCATCGTTTAACTTGCTAGGGAATGTGATGCTGTCACGTGACTTAGCGAATCCGGATTCTGAAATGGGGTCCGATTTTTTTAAGGCGATGTCAGGGTTTTTAGAATGGGTTGGACATCCAAATATATCGGATTTTTATCCGTGGCTAAAGTGGTTTGACTTGCAAGGTTTGAGAAGAAAAACGGATCGGGATGCTGGAAATGCATTAAAAATAGCAACGGGATGGGTGAACGAGAGGGTAGAAAAACGGGCACACGAGACAAACCTACGCGCCGGCGTGAGGACGAAGGACTTTTTGGACGTGTTATTAGATGAGCCCGAAAAGATGTCTATAAAGGACATAACTGTTTTCATTTTA GAGATATTTATTGCCGGTTCTGAAACAACGAGTAGCACCATTGAGTGGGCCCTGACGGAGTTATTACGAAACCCTACGAAAATGACCCGTGTCAAAGACGAGCTCGCATTGGTCATTGGATCGAATCAGAAGATCGAAGAAAGTGCAATTGATAATCTTCCCTTTCTTCAAGCAGTCATAAAAGAAACTTTACGTTTACATGCTCCTGTCCCGTTTTTGATCCCACGAAAGGCGAGCCACGATACCAATTTTATGGGTTATCATATACCGAAGGACACTCAAGTGTTCGTTAATGCATGGGCTATAGGAAGAGATCCCGAGTGTTGGGAGAGTCCAAACTCGTTTGAACCCGAGAGGTTCATGGGCTTAAAAGTTGACTACAGAGATCAACACTATATTCCTTTTGGTGCTGGGCGAAGAATGTGTGTAGGGATACCACTAGCACATTGTATGTTGCACCTTGTTTTGGGTTCGTTGTTGCACGAGTTTGATTGGGAACTTGAGAGCCATGTGAAAGCAGAGACGATGGACATGGACGATGTAATCGGGATTGCTGTAAGGAAACGCGTTCCACTGAAAGCAATACCAAAGAAAACGAACAACAAATCGTATGTCTAA